Proteins encoded by one window of Candidatus Zymogenus saltonus:
- a CDS encoding metallophosphoesterase: MRKTKLISCGVVLLVSIFSLVFFVFSIFYGKSLDNIEPPPLLGNKEDNINRINEEKVLPRNFSFLVVSDTKTSNIFEAFYNSDLYPDEADFTIIGGDFVKDPEWGHHNFFIQEFIEWGLKKPIFLIAGNHDIALEEKYKEKANAFLVDDFKKTYGPLDFCFRYSGCLFIGVDNNYNETYLDYLREALSAESDGALIKFVFMHIPPPSMVPVSEFRPLKKEGEFFDIVDEFNVDYVIASDYHSYLRHRRGRTNYIITGGGGANLYDENSSFYHAIMFHVDPKNREVAEFIYPLKKSLDFGDDIEIFMVTKTYPYFKYHPPLGFAILALNAAVIGLLIWGFFSLIGRRD; this comes from the coding sequence ATGAGAAAAACAAAACTAATATCCTGCGGCGTTGTCTTGCTGGTCTCGATTTTCTCATTGGTCTTTTTTGTCTTCTCCATTTTCTATGGGAAATCACTGGACAACATTGAGCCTCCCCCCCTCCTGGGCAATAAGGAAGACAATATAAATCGGATAAATGAAGAAAAGGTACTCCCCAGAAACTTCTCGTTTTTGGTGGTAAGCGATACCAAGACGAGCAATATATTTGAGGCGTTTTACAACTCAGATTTGTATCCGGACGAAGCGGACTTCACGATAATAGGGGGGGATTTTGTCAAGGATCCCGAGTGGGGGCACCACAACTTTTTCATACAGGAGTTCATTGAATGGGGATTAAAAAAACCTATATTTTTGATAGCGGGAAATCACGATATAGCCCTGGAGGAAAAGTATAAAGAGAAGGCAAATGCGTTTTTGGTCGATGATTTCAAAAAGACCTATGGTCCGTTAGACTTCTGTTTCAGGTATTCGGGATGTCTCTTCATAGGTGTCGACAATAATTACAACGAGACGTATCTCGATTACTTGAGGGAAGCGCTCTCGGCCGAATCCGACGGCGCCTTGATAAAGTTTGTCTTCATGCACATACCGCCACCATCGATGGTGCCAGTCTCCGAGTTTCGACCCCTTAAAAAGGAGGGGGAGTTTTTCGATATCGTGGATGAGTTCAATGTCGATTACGTCATCGCCAGCGACTACCACTCGTACTTGAGACACAGAAGGGGACGGACGAACTACATAATAACCGGAGGGGGCGGGGCGAATCTGTATGACGAAAACTCAAGCTTCTATCATGCCATTATGTTTCATGTAGATCCCAAGAACAGGGAGGTCGCCGAGTTTATTTATCCCTTGAAGAAGAGCCTCGATTTTGGGGACGACATAGAGATATTTATGGTCACGAAAACATACCCCTATTTCAAGTATCATCCACCCTTGGGATTTGCCATTCTCGCCTTAAATGCGGCAGTTATTGGATTGCTGATTTGGGGGTTTTTTTCGCTGATCGGAAGGAGAGATTAG
- a CDS encoding Hsp70 family protein yields the protein MLCRYCGFDEEPYNLYCTDCGEPFYRIDIKGDAFYFDDNGRVVIPVSVQNRGDKIIKLCEVKYYGEFSEGKTYLDEDIDLERMVDTAVPLNKIEDPSDYRLEFVIDIERNLKEIKPLNDRLIKVFSLPKIKTPVDVYYEMDPHNGYKLAIPIILDNDSYAKISGIKVIRKIQTLGEWDNNISLLGEGDKNEIEIILDCKDIKPKEHQLDIQLRIENYDSYIPLSEEIKVVSYELPSLKLEYRRFTDEGFLWQEAYKTVKEGEEKFAVFNFPNGGQRARQFRLTPFVEEGAKFFRRSNIINSYETPEFMKIDRGLEEGKISKTRIFDIEFTIAKEEQSGSLYITELDLRGEEGKRDNVYIFSINAFEQEEYNRSVGIDFGTVNSCVALSLPVKKHAVWEIDPKPSNVTVLPIERANYEKPNIMPSIIGYDDSLGRFHFGSDIYLMVDDEEENKLKDLKLALKTAKEKPISSMKKKTFQELASLVIEEMVRRTISYFEDNKITRSRIPKACIAVPTNYLPAWQNKIRDALKAALSHLFGEDVEIETVSESVAAICYHTEMYKGNVTDGIKIIYDFGGGTTDVTAVLSYPFDVEKGEKPPYKEIGNGGDSSLGGRDINEWIYEVLIDKSGEIIKERIASIDNDLNNGDWTEKKEGEISEEIIKVLSGKKTSKEDKEALILQIFDNEVREDVLEVIKEAIRERIIVGFLDLYRNLINRVFDKIEVSPVEGLKLSLDDPDGFNRSLSLLKVSELMNKIDNEYMRQIIHDRLEKRVRAVIEDIFNDIEYSRQKLEFQFNNVEILLAGGSSHLIGFLDLIYNITSDVIDKHYEGIYTLEGVNIIPEPKECVAKGAFIYGLGFGQVEEMTTIPHDLLVNVSKSTVGDDIVEIENLKYRKLVERHSQLPTEPKDFPISKLGLKKGSSEFRIDIYANQGVGSPEKYDEQIKVKNDGNIDTLIMKVDDKGKVTFSPK from the coding sequence ATGTTATGTAGATACTGTGGTTTTGATGAAGAACCATATAATCTCTACTGTACCGATTGTGGCGAACCTTTTTATCGCATAGATATTAAAGGCGATGCCTTCTATTTTGACGACAATGGGAGGGTTGTAATTCCTGTAAGCGTACAAAATAGAGGTGATAAGATAATAAAGCTCTGCGAAGTCAAGTACTACGGGGAGTTTTCAGAAGGCAAAACCTATCTGGATGAGGATATCGATCTTGAGAGAATGGTTGATACGGCTGTACCTCTAAATAAAATAGAAGATCCCTCTGACTACAGATTGGAATTTGTCATTGATATAGAGAGGAACTTAAAAGAGATAAAACCCCTTAATGATAGATTAATCAAGGTCTTTTCCCTCCCCAAAATTAAAACTCCTGTCGATGTGTATTATGAGATGGATCCGCATAACGGCTACAAACTCGCAATCCCCATAATTCTTGACAACGATAGTTATGCAAAAATAAGCGGGATAAAAGTGATCCGCAAGATTCAAACCCTGGGTGAGTGGGATAATAACATCAGCCTTTTAGGCGAAGGTGATAAAAACGAGATTGAAATAATTTTAGATTGTAAAGATATTAAGCCGAAAGAGCATCAACTGGATATTCAACTGAGAATTGAAAATTATGATTCCTATATTCCATTGTCCGAAGAGATCAAGGTCGTAAGTTATGAGCTGCCATCACTTAAATTGGAGTACAGACGATTTACCGATGAGGGATTTTTGTGGCAAGAGGCATATAAAACTGTTAAGGAAGGGGAGGAGAAGTTTGCGGTATTTAACTTTCCGAATGGAGGGCAAAGGGCCAGACAATTCAGGCTTACTCCTTTTGTCGAGGAAGGAGCCAAGTTTTTCAGGAGATCAAACATTATTAATTCTTACGAGACTCCTGAATTCATGAAAATTGACAGGGGATTGGAAGAAGGAAAAATTTCAAAGACGCGAATTTTTGACATTGAATTTACTATTGCCAAAGAAGAGCAATCGGGCTCTCTTTATATCACGGAGCTTGATTTGAGGGGGGAGGAAGGGAAAAGAGATAATGTCTATATATTTTCAATAAACGCATTTGAACAGGAGGAGTATAATCGCTCCGTCGGCATCGACTTCGGAACGGTAAACTCTTGTGTAGCCCTTTCACTGCCCGTGAAAAAGCATGCTGTTTGGGAAATCGATCCAAAACCGAGTAATGTAACCGTTTTGCCGATAGAAAGGGCTAACTACGAAAAGCCCAATATAATGCCCAGCATAATCGGATATGATGACAGCTTGGGGAGATTTCATTTCGGCTCTGACATCTATTTGATGGTTGATGATGAAGAAGAAAATAAGCTGAAGGATTTGAAACTGGCTTTAAAAACCGCAAAGGAGAAACCCATATCTTCAATGAAAAAGAAAACGTTTCAAGAACTTGCTTCGCTTGTTATTGAGGAAATGGTCAGGAGAACAATAAGCTATTTTGAAGATAATAAAATAACCCGTTCAAGAATACCCAAGGCATGTATAGCCGTTCCTACAAATTATCTCCCAGCATGGCAAAATAAAATAAGAGATGCCCTTAAGGCCGCATTGAGTCATCTGTTCGGCGAAGACGTTGAAATCGAGACCGTCTCTGAATCGGTTGCGGCGATTTGTTACCATACAGAGATGTACAAAGGTAATGTCACCGACGGCATAAAAATTATTTATGATTTTGGCGGCGGGACAACGGATGTTACGGCGGTTTTGTCGTATCCTTTCGATGTGGAAAAGGGCGAAAAACCGCCCTATAAAGAAATTGGGAACGGTGGAGATTCATCGTTGGGGGGAAGAGACATCAATGAGTGGATATATGAAGTCCTTATCGATAAGAGCGGTGAAATTATCAAGGAGAGAATCGCCTCGATAGACAATGATCTGAACAACGGGGATTGGACCGAAAAGAAGGAGGGAGAAATTTCGGAGGAGATCATTAAGGTTTTATCAGGTAAGAAGACAAGCAAAGAAGATAAAGAGGCCCTTATTTTACAGATATTTGACAATGAAGTCCGTGAGGACGTTTTGGAGGTGATAAAAGAGGCGATCAGGGAAAGAATAATCGTGGGTTTTCTCGATTTATATCGCAACCTGATTAATCGTGTGTTCGATAAAATTGAAGTTAGTCCGGTGGAGGGATTAAAATTAAGTCTTGATGATCCGGATGGATTTAACAGGTCATTGTCCCTCCTTAAGGTATCGGAATTGATGAATAAGATAGATAATGAATATATGAGGCAGATTATTCATGATCGACTGGAAAAGAGAGTTAGGGCGGTTATCGAAGATATATTTAATGATATTGAGTATTCACGGCAGAAGTTGGAATTCCAATTCAATAATGTCGAAATACTGTTGGCCGGGGGATCTTCCCATTTGATAGGCTTTCTCGACCTAATTTATAATATTACTTCGGATGTGATAGATAAACACTATGAGGGGATATACACCTTGGAGGGAGTAAATATAATCCCTGAGCCGAAGGAGTGTGTCGCCAAGGGGGCGTTTATCTACGGTTTGGGTTTCGGCCAGGTCGAAGAAATGACGACTATTCCCCACGATCTGCTTGTGAATGTGTCGAAGAGCACGGTTGGTGATGATATCGTGGAGATAGAGAACCTTAAGTACAGGAAGCTGGTAGAGCGCCATTCTCAGTTGCCTACAGAACCCAAAGATTTTCCAATTTCAAAGCTTGGCCTAAAAAAAGGTTCCAGTGAGTTTAGAATAGATATTTATGCCAATCAAGGCGTCGGTTCTCCGGAGAAATACGATGAACAAATAAAGGTAAAGAACGATGGAAATATCGATACACTGATAATGAAAGTGGATGATAAGGGCAAAGTAACGTTTTCACCAAAATAA
- a CDS encoding protein kinase gives MAFFDKKTIECPTCGRENENDNKFCVYDGTPLTITCPHCKKTNPFINQKCVSCGNSLSEKVGESGRYTNMESLGDFKNYQSFRAYDTSYNKKVVLKKLNVIDDEEIKRFESEFTSLSIMNIKGIPTVFDLKQNDGALMTVRDYVEGKNLYQYIEKYGKLEGDTLKLFIDELLTILENLEKGRVVHGNIKPKNIIVNDEVFSKKNVDVKRPFVSLTDFASLSLSSHRYPEDLLPPELKYDNLEVTRDHYAFGMLLTYVMTGKLMSRNILMRVDNFDRISGLGDLVQVIKKLVNPEPEKRFLRTAEIRKIIESAYEREEKGIGVSMEERTPKIEPIYPEEPKQEYSVEPEEMEKWKPPYKGAFLKSGNIKKISSVALSPNGRYIGVGDDDGSVHIWHVSSGAYIDGIEGQGSRILTMAFSHDGNVVAYGDDNAKIRLWNMRDTHKTIKEMNGHKGEINDIAFSYNGRLLISGSDDKTIKVWDVETCDPIYDYDEHKNIVISLDTSPRDNLFASSSYDHTIKIWRDDKRKSLATIYSDLGTIMSLSFTPNGKYIIGGSKHGPIGMWKVSNGQSQRIFNDHNDIVSSMWVNEERNILVSAGFDNRIVVRSLESDVVLDVIERPVGNGFGGIIYVTISPDCKYIIFCDEKRGVFSWDLSKNCCHKILGPQYE, from the coding sequence ATGGCTTTTTTCGATAAAAAAACTATTGAATGTCCCACTTGTGGTCGTGAAAATGAAAATGACAACAAGTTTTGTGTTTACGACGGCACACCCTTGACAATTACCTGCCCGCATTGTAAAAAGACCAATCCTTTTATAAATCAAAAATGCGTTAGTTGCGGCAATTCCCTGTCGGAGAAAGTCGGTGAATCCGGCAGGTATACAAATATGGAGAGCTTGGGGGACTTCAAAAACTACCAATCTTTTAGGGCGTATGATACAAGTTATAATAAAAAGGTGGTACTTAAAAAACTCAATGTAATCGATGATGAGGAAATAAAGAGGTTTGAAAGTGAGTTTACCAGTCTTTCCATAATGAATATAAAAGGCATCCCGACAGTCTTTGACCTGAAGCAAAATGACGGCGCCCTAATGACCGTGAGGGATTACGTTGAAGGGAAAAACCTTTATCAGTATATTGAAAAGTACGGAAAATTAGAGGGGGACACACTTAAACTTTTTATAGATGAGCTTTTGACGATATTGGAAAATCTCGAAAAGGGCAGGGTGGTCCATGGAAACATAAAGCCCAAGAATATCATCGTAAATGATGAGGTTTTTTCAAAGAAAAACGTCGATGTTAAAAGACCTTTTGTGAGCCTAACGGATTTTGCTTCCCTGTCTCTATCTTCACATAGATACCCGGAGGATTTATTACCCCCTGAGCTCAAATATGATAATCTCGAAGTCACAAGGGATCATTATGCCTTCGGGATGTTACTGACATATGTTATGACGGGCAAATTGATGTCCAGAAATATTTTAATGCGTGTTGATAATTTTGATAGAATATCAGGTTTGGGGGATTTAGTTCAGGTAATAAAAAAGCTGGTTAATCCCGAGCCGGAAAAGAGATTTTTAAGGACGGCCGAGATAAGAAAAATCATCGAGAGTGCCTACGAGAGGGAAGAGAAAGGTATCGGCGTATCGATGGAAGAGCGGACTCCTAAAATCGAACCGATATACCCGGAGGAGCCGAAACAGGAATATAGTGTTGAACCTGAAGAAATGGAAAAATGGAAACCACCCTATAAGGGTGCTTTCCTTAAAAGCGGAAATATAAAAAAGATAAGCTCCGTTGCCTTGTCTCCAAACGGCCGGTATATCGGTGTCGGTGATGACGACGGTTCGGTTCATATTTGGCATGTATCGAGTGGTGCTTATATAGATGGTATAGAAGGGCAGGGTAGCAGAATTCTGACAATGGCCTTTTCTCATGACGGTAATGTAGTCGCTTATGGGGATGATAACGCAAAAATTCGCTTGTGGAATATGAGAGATACTCATAAGACAATCAAGGAGATGAACGGCCATAAGGGTGAGATAAATGATATTGCTTTCTCATATAACGGCAGACTGTTGATAAGCGGCAGTGATGACAAGACTATTAAGGTTTGGGATGTTGAAACTTGCGATCCGATATACGATTACGATGAGCATAAAAATATAGTTATATCTTTGGATACATCACCGAGAGATAACCTTTTTGCAAGCAGCAGCTATGATCACACCATCAAAATCTGGAGGGACGATAAGAGAAAGAGCTTGGCGACTATTTACAGCGACTTGGGCACTATTATGAGTCTTTCTTTTACTCCGAATGGCAAATATATAATAGGCGGAAGTAAGCATGGACCCATAGGCATGTGGAAGGTATCCAATGGACAATCTCAAAGAATATTTAATGATCATAACGACATAGTGTCCTCAATGTGGGTAAATGAAGAGAGAAACATTCTGGTGAGCGCCGGTTTTGATAATAGGATCGTGGTACGGAGCTTGGAATCTGATGTTGTCTTGGATGTGATTGAGAGACCTGTAGGTAACGGCTTTGGAGGGATTATTTATGTAACAATCTCGCCGGACTGTAAATATATTATTTTTTGTGACGAGAAGAGGGGAGTTTTTTCTTGGGATTTATCGAAAAACTGTTGTCACAAAATACTGGGACCGCAGTATGAGTGA